CGCTGCAGCCGGCGGTGAACGATTGTTCAATTACCAGACGACAGCGTATGCAGGCGGCGAGGTGGCGCTGGCGGTCGAATTGGCGTTCTTCAGCGTCCGCTGGCAGACGGATCTCATCCTGCTCCATTGGGCGACCAGTGCAGAGGAGGATCATATAGGATTTCACGTCTATCGGGCTGAAGCCAATACAGGATATCAAAAAATCTCACCTCTGATCCTGCCGTGCAACCCGCAATCGCAACCCATGCGGGAATATCTTTTTGAGGACCACACAATCCAAGCAAACCAAACCTATTACTACCGGCTGGCGGATGTGGCCCGCGACGGCCGCGTTCACTATCATGCGCCGGTGATGATCAACCCTGCAAAGCCTGTGGATTATGCGCTGGAGCAGAATTACCCCAATCCCTTTAACGCGCAAACCCGTCTGGCTTTCAGTCTGCCGGAGGCCGATCAGGTGGAGTTGCATATTTATAATCTTAAGGGCCAGTTGGTGCGCAGCCTTCTTCAGCGCAGCATGGAACCGGGGCGTCATGTTGTCCTGTGGGACGGCTGCGATGACTCCGGCTCGCCGCTGGCCAGCGGCATCTATCTCGCCTGGTTTCGCGCTCATGATTTCAGTCAGGTGCGCAAATTACAGCTCATCAGATAACCTTCACCACCGCCGCCTTTCCCACAGCAAAGTCCGTCGGATCCACCCACGAGTCTATCAACTGGAAAAAAAGATTGACAATGGCCATCAACCTGCTAAATTATGTGTTTATGCCGAAATAACGGGCTTGTGGATTCGATTGAAGGCATGCAAACGCAGCTGCACCAGCATTCACGTATTGACACTCAAACTCAAGGAGATGGAAATGGGAATCAAGCTCAGCGATGGTCGTGAAATACCTATGGAGATGCACAAGGTCAAGATCGTACAGAAAACAAACCTGATCCCCGCCCGGCAGCGGCTTGAGGCTATGACGGAAAGCGGCTACAACACCTTTCTGCTGCGCACCAGGGATATCTTTCTCGACATGCTCACCGACAGCGGCACCAACGCCATGAGCGACAACCAACTGGCCGCCATGATGGTGTCCGATGACGCGTATGCCGGTTCGGAATCCTACTATAAACTCTGCGCCGCGGTTAAGGAGGTCTTTGGTCTGGAATATGTGCTGCCGGCGCATC
Above is a window of bacterium DNA encoding:
- a CDS encoding T9SS type A sorting domain-containing protein, with protein sequence VQPRRLAGFTCDLYYGAALQEAAGDPALFWAAGLEQGYRRQISKLPGFYRILAATELTRADSAQTRAPGGMLLSCQWQTLVTLRWTIRELTDADLLVAEKTVAAAYVDNAAAAGGERLFNYQTTAYAGGEVALAVELAFFSVRWQTDLILLHWATSAEEDHIGFHVYRAEANTGYQKISPLILPCNPQSQPMREYLFEDHTIQANQTYYYRLADVARDGRVHYHAPVMINPAKPVDYALEQNYPNPFNAQTRLAFSLPEADQVELHIYNLKGQLVRSLLQRSMEPGRHVVLWDGCDDSGSPLASGIYLAWFRAHDFSQVRKLQLIR